In Aspergillus nidulans FGSC A4 chromosome II, a single window of DNA contains:
- a CDS encoding uncharacterized protein (transcript_id=CADANIAT00004217) yields the protein MIPSSKAGQGLRYHAGRNQKNNAGAGLLLVWALTPTASIIPLSGSGRLNTYISSGTARPWGGIQYEQAVGP from the coding sequence ATGATTCCTTCGAGCAAGGCGGGCCAAGGTCTCCGCTATCATGCTGGCAGGAACCAAAAGAACAATGCTGGCGCTGGTCTGCTCTTGGTTTGGGCCCTAACGCCGACGGCGTCCATTATCCCCTTGTCGGGTTCTGGTCGCCTAAACACATACATTTCCAGTGGCACTGCTAGGCCATGGGGCGGGATTCAATATGAGCAGGCCGTCGGTCCTTGA